In one Drosophila gunungcola strain Sukarami chromosome 2R unlocalized genomic scaffold, Dgunungcola_SK_2 000004F, whole genome shotgun sequence genomic region, the following are encoded:
- the LOC128253673 gene encoding alpha-amylase A — protein MFLLKSLACLVLLAVANGQFDPNYASGRSGMVHLFEWKWDDIAAECENFLGPNGFAGVQVSPVNENAVKDTRPWWERYQPISYKLVTRSGNEEQFASMVRRCNSAGVRIYVDVIFNHMAADGGTYGTGGSTATPSSKSYPAVPYSSLDFNPTCAIKNYNDANQVRNCELVGLRDLNQGNSYVQEKVAEFLNHLIDLGVAGFRVDAAKHMWPADLGAIYGRLKNLNTDHGFASGARAYIAQEVIDMGGEAISKSEYTGLGAITEFRHSDSIGKVFRGKDQLRYLVNWGTAWGFAASDRSLVFVDNHDNQRGHGAGGADVLTHKVPKQYKMASAFMLAHPFGTPRVMSSFSFSNTDQGPPTTDGHNIASPIFNSDLSCGGGWVCEHRWRQIYSMVAFRNAVGSDGIQNWWDNGSNQIAFSRGSRGFVAFNNDNYDLNSSLQTGLPAGTYCDVISGDKIGSSCTGKSVSVGSDGRASIYIGTSELDGVLAIHVGSKL, from the exons ATGTTCCTGCTAAAGAGTCTTGCGTGCCTCGTCCTTCTGGCGGTGGCCAATGGCCAGTTCGACCCCAACTACGCCTCCGGGCGCAGTGGCATGGTGCACCTCTTCGAGTGGAAGTGGGACGACATCGCCGCCGAGTGCGAGAACTTCCTGGGTCCCAATGGCTTTGCCGGAGTGCAG GTATCCCCCGTTAACGAGAACGCCGTGAAGGACACCCGCCCCTGGTGGGAGCGGTACCAGCCCATCTCCTACAAGCTGGTCACCCGCTCCGGAAACGAGGAGCAGTTCGCCAGCATGGTCAGGCGCTGCAACTCGGCGGGAGTGCGCATCTACGTGGACGTGATCTTCAACCACATGGCCGCCGACGGAGGCACCTACGGCACTGGGGGCAGCACGGCCACCCCCAGCAGCAAGAGCTACCCCGCAGTGCCCTACTCCTCGCTGGACTTTAACCCCACGTGCGCCATCAAAAACTACAACGACGCCAACCAGGTGCGCAACTGCGAGCTGGTCGGCCTGCGCGACCTCAACCAGGGCAACTCCTACGTGCAGGAGAAGGTGGCCGAGTTCCTGAACCACCTCATCGACCTCGGAGTGGCCGGCTTCCGGGTGGACGCCGCCAAGCACATGTGGCCGGCGGACCTGGGCGCCATCTACGGCCGCCTCAAGAACCTGAACACGGACCACGGCTTCGCCTCGGGAGCCAGGGCCTACATCGCGCAGGAGGTCATCGACATGGGCGGCGAGGCCATCAGCAAGTCGGAGTACACCGGCCTGGGCGCCATCACCGAGTTCCGCCACTCGGACTCCATCGGAAAGGTCTTCCGCGGCAAGGACCAGCTGCGGTACCTGGTGAACTGGGGCACCGCCTGGGGCTTCGCCGCCTCCGACCGCTCCCTGGTCTTCGTTGACAACCACGACAACCAGCGTGGTCATGGAGCCGGAGGCGCCGACGTGCTCACCCACAAGGTGCCCAAGCAGTACAAGATGGCCTCCGCCTTCATGCTGGCGCACCCCTTCGGCACCCCGCGCGTGATgtcctccttctccttctcgaACACGGACCAGGGACCCCCGACCACCGACGGCCACAACATCGCCTCGCCCATCTTCAACAGCGACCTCTCCTGCGGCGGCGGGTGGGTGTGCGAGCACCGCTGGCGCCAGATCTACAGCATGGTGGCCTTCAGGAACGCAGTGGGATCCGACGGCATCCAGAACTGGTGGGACAACGGCAGCAACCAGATCGCCTTCAGCCGCGGCAGCAGGGGCTTCGTGGCCTTCAACAACGACAACTACGACCTGAACAGCTCCCTGCAGACGGGACTGCCCGCCGGCACCTACTGCGACGTGATCTCGGGCGACAAGATCGGCTCCTCCTGCACCGGAAAGAGCGTCTCCGTGGGATCCGACGGACGCGCCAGCATCTACATCGGTACCTCCGAGCTCGACGGAGTGCTGGCAATCCACGTCGGCTCCAAGTTGTGA
- the LOC128253672 gene encoding kalirin isoform X2: protein MELTTVTLNWFDVISVALTFLVIFLVQVLNVYLHILDDNADKTKSIDVVDKACVKECPPLESQSSLIATTPPKSPASVNGKLEKQISLLDNDSHEDEDTLSLENLFPCDQTEIYASKKISFIIDELIQTEVNYVNNLRKGLVNYGKLKDVEDLPEGLSGEAKQKLLLGNIEEILELHEQEILPLMLRNQRDLKGLFDEFAIQFEKNRFYCYVSFTMGKKSSMQLRQDNRLWLQTYQTLIKDKLGIDSFLVQPIQRLTRYPLLLQQFISEFYKSGISCKPVLTAVCKLETRMRRALDVVNQAEEIPNIEELNELDLQQMGNFRRSTEFDAQHFPTRKKYRSKVFLFDRSLVCTEVRKKRLAYRQHFNWENVELQRPLDSSSANANKIINLLVKQQEGGASANASGKREEYSFVAAEAAVVKQWLQATHKIIEIARNEHARRNTFSLPMDLVLGVILAIWLIWQYL from the exons ATGGAGTTGACAACAGTAACCTTAAATTGGTTCGATGTGATTTCGGTGGCGCTGACATTTCTTGTGATATTTCTAGTGCAAGTGCTCAACGTTTATTTGCATATACTCGACGATAATGCGGATAAAACGAAGTCGATCGATGTGGTAGATAAAGCCTGTGTGAAAGAATGTCCCCCACTGGAGTCGCAGAGTTCACTTATAGCAACCACTCCTCCGAAATCGCCTGCATCGGTCAACGGCAAGTTGGAGAAGCAAATAAGTCTGCTGGATAACGATAG CCACGAGGATGAGGATACATTGTCGCTGGAGAATCTGTTTCCCTGCGATCAAACCGAAATCTATGCCTCCAAGAAGATCAGTTTCATAATTGACGAGCTCATCCAGACGGAAGTGAACTATGTGAATAACCTGAGGAAGGGGCTGGTGAACTATGGCAAGCTGAAGGATGTGGAGGATCTGCCCGAAGGACTAAGTGGCGAAGCGAAGCAGAAATTGCTGCTGGGAAATATTGAGGAGATTCTGGAACTTCATGAGCAGGAGATTCTGCCACTCATGTTGCGCAACCAGCGGGATCTCAAAGGTCTATTCGATGAGTTTGCCATACAATTTGAG aaaaatcgCTTTTACTGCTATGTGAGCTTCACCATGGGCAAGAAATCTTCAATGCAACTGCGCCAAGATAATCGACTGTGGTTGCAG ACATATCAAACATTAATAAAAGACAAGCTGGGCATCGACAGCTTCCTAGTTCAGCCCATCCAAAGACTGACCAGATATCCATTGCTTCTGCAGCAATTCATATCG GAGTTCTACAAAAGTGGAATTAGTTGCAAACCTGTGCTGACTGCCGTTTGCAAACTGGAGACGCGAATGCGACGCGCTCTAGATGTGGTTAATCAGGCCGAGGAGATCCCCAATATCGAGGAGCTCAATGAG TTGGACCTCCAGCAGATGGGGAATTTCCGTCGGTCGACGGAGTTCGATGCCCAGCACTTTCCCACCCGGAAAAAGTACCGCTCTAAGGTGTTCCTGTTCGACCGCTCCCTGGTTTGCACAGAGGTGCGCAAGAAGCGGTTGGCCTACCGGCAGCACTTCAACTGGGAGAATGTGGAACTGCAGAGGCCACTGGATTCGAGTTCGGCCAATGCCAATAAGATTATCAATCTGTTGGTGAAGCAGCAGGAGGGTGGAGCCAGTGCCAATGCCAGTGGGAAGCGGGAGGAGTACTCCTTTGTGGCTGCGGAGGCGGCTGTTGTGAAACAGTGGCTCCAGGCCACCCACAAAATCATCGAGATCGCACGGAATGAGCACGCCCGAAGAAACACCTTCAGCCTGCCCATGGATCTGGTGCTTGGCGTAATCCTGGCCATCTGGCTAATTTGGCAGTACTTGTAG
- the LOC128253672 gene encoding kalirin isoform X1 — MELTTVTLNWFDVISVALTFLVIFLVQVLNVYLHILDDNADKTKSIDVVDKACVKECPPLESQSSLIATTPPKSPASVNGKLEKQISLLDNDSGISLGSINTCSTTAANSSPTYRTHNGFHYFPSHTLSFETLGDEYHEDEDTLSLENLFPCDQTEIYASKKISFIIDELIQTEVNYVNNLRKGLVNYGKLKDVEDLPEGLSGEAKQKLLLGNIEEILELHEQEILPLMLRNQRDLKGLFDEFAIQFEKNRFYCYVSFTMGKKSSMQLRQDNRLWLQTYQTLIKDKLGIDSFLVQPIQRLTRYPLLLQQFISEFYKSGISCKPVLTAVCKLETRMRRALDVVNQAEEIPNIEELNELDLQQMGNFRRSTEFDAQHFPTRKKYRSKVFLFDRSLVCTEVRKKRLAYRQHFNWENVELQRPLDSSSANANKIINLLVKQQEGGASANASGKREEYSFVAAEAAVVKQWLQATHKIIEIARNEHARRNTFSLPMDLVLGVILAIWLIWQYL, encoded by the exons ATGGAGTTGACAACAGTAACCTTAAATTGGTTCGATGTGATTTCGGTGGCGCTGACATTTCTTGTGATATTTCTAGTGCAAGTGCTCAACGTTTATTTGCATATACTCGACGATAATGCGGATAAAACGAAGTCGATCGATGTGGTAGATAAAGCCTGTGTGAAAGAATGTCCCCCACTGGAGTCGCAGAGTTCACTTATAGCAACCACTCCTCCGAAATCGCCTGCATCGGTCAACGGCAAGTTGGAGAAGCAAATAAGTCTGCTGGATAACGATAG CGGCATCTCATTGGGTTCCATCAACACCTGTTCAACAACTGCAGCGAACTCATCCCCAACATACCGAACACACAATGGCTTCCACTATTTTCCCTCGCACACGCTCAGTTTCGAGACCCTGGGCGATGAGTA CCACGAGGATGAGGATACATTGTCGCTGGAGAATCTGTTTCCCTGCGATCAAACCGAAATCTATGCCTCCAAGAAGATCAGTTTCATAATTGACGAGCTCATCCAGACGGAAGTGAACTATGTGAATAACCTGAGGAAGGGGCTGGTGAACTATGGCAAGCTGAAGGATGTGGAGGATCTGCCCGAAGGACTAAGTGGCGAAGCGAAGCAGAAATTGCTGCTGGGAAATATTGAGGAGATTCTGGAACTTCATGAGCAGGAGATTCTGCCACTCATGTTGCGCAACCAGCGGGATCTCAAAGGTCTATTCGATGAGTTTGCCATACAATTTGAG aaaaatcgCTTTTACTGCTATGTGAGCTTCACCATGGGCAAGAAATCTTCAATGCAACTGCGCCAAGATAATCGACTGTGGTTGCAG ACATATCAAACATTAATAAAAGACAAGCTGGGCATCGACAGCTTCCTAGTTCAGCCCATCCAAAGACTGACCAGATATCCATTGCTTCTGCAGCAATTCATATCG GAGTTCTACAAAAGTGGAATTAGTTGCAAACCTGTGCTGACTGCCGTTTGCAAACTGGAGACGCGAATGCGACGCGCTCTAGATGTGGTTAATCAGGCCGAGGAGATCCCCAATATCGAGGAGCTCAATGAG TTGGACCTCCAGCAGATGGGGAATTTCCGTCGGTCGACGGAGTTCGATGCCCAGCACTTTCCCACCCGGAAAAAGTACCGCTCTAAGGTGTTCCTGTTCGACCGCTCCCTGGTTTGCACAGAGGTGCGCAAGAAGCGGTTGGCCTACCGGCAGCACTTCAACTGGGAGAATGTGGAACTGCAGAGGCCACTGGATTCGAGTTCGGCCAATGCCAATAAGATTATCAATCTGTTGGTGAAGCAGCAGGAGGGTGGAGCCAGTGCCAATGCCAGTGGGAAGCGGGAGGAGTACTCCTTTGTGGCTGCGGAGGCGGCTGTTGTGAAACAGTGGCTCCAGGCCACCCACAAAATCATCGAGATCGCACGGAATGAGCACGCCCGAAGAAACACCTTCAGCCTGCCCATGGATCTGGTGCTTGGCGTAATCCTGGCCATCTGGCTAATTTGGCAGTACTTGTAG
- the LOC128253669 gene encoding triple functional domain protein: MADEDLSPLPFRRERNLSNRNFAKRNSRRRISQQAAEQERHSSSPLVSSNPESNDAARIDSPLSSSSSSSFQLSISVNSDTESAFHRRSLLKMHAAESGGGGVEVPPESPMSPQTPDPALLDVRQKVHRFETLKTNISFLKQERHSLKLLENRRHPSFENYAGDHGTPPATPPRRIRLLGLGSSRSSSIPSIQGRESIHEVRSEDEVDQISDFETDSQAATEEYVISDTISEVILPVSREVGEESPNNQQTQVQRSISADQSKGQPTLPLKMRNDFPRNYRSTPRRKTEIIGTTNEHVVGKFHSVYQPKEEEEEVEIELRDKSDKCVHPILEELIKTEEAYVNNLFMGIENYGNIFQRKDLPLGLRGKKYDLFGNIEQIAEFHRDEFLPMLHRNRRDLKCLFDEFLQFLDQNCFYGYVIFTMNKQKSLKLCDLYKNYFTSIRLERDDKLGINSFLVQPIQRMARYPLLLTQFINTFFKNRDIVMKPLIESCCRLEKRLRFLLTTTNESEIINDIVDCHEFNVYYQGKFRKVNEFLVLDHKLKRSYRSKVFIFDKCIIYTEIKGKNLIFHGRYPCEHIGISAKTKSFTLYYERRKQQECEFTADPAQIAAWLDLIRDMINNFANEERQKLQERYSRENDHLHRKAPSFSLYRDSNRFSSDSGIGNIWIMPKPDEETISNRTTWYAAS; encoded by the exons ATGGCCGACGAAGATCTCAGCCCACTGCCCTTCCGGCGGGAGCGCAATCTCAGCAACCGCAACTTCGCCAAGAGAAACTCACGCCGCCGGATCAGTCAGCAGGCGGCGGAGCAGGAGCGGCATAGCAGCTCGCCGCTCGTCAGTAGCAATCCGGAGTCCAACGACGCCGCACGGATCGATAGCCCCCTgagcagctccagctccagttcgTTTCAGCTCTCGATTTCCGTGAATTCCGATACGGAGAGCGCCTTCCACCGCCGCTCGCTACTCAAAATGCACGCGGCGGAAAGTGGAGGCGGGGGAGTGGAAGTCCCTCCGGAGTCGCCCATGTCGCCGCAAACCCCGGATCCCGCCCTCCTGGATGTCCGGCAGAAGGTGCACCGCTTCGAGACTCTGAAGACAAACATTAGCTTTTTGAAGCAGGAGCGGCACAGCCTTAAGTTGCTCGAGAATCGTCGTCATCCCTCTTTTGAGAATTACGCCGGAGATCATGGCACGCcgccggccacgcccccgcgTCGCATACGCCTCCTGGGACTGGgcagcagtcgcagcagcTCCATACCCAGTATTCAAGGTCGGGAGAGCATTCACGAGGTGCGATCCGAGGACGAAGTGGATCAGATATCGGACTTTGAAACGGATTCACAGGCAGCCACCGAGGAGTATGTGATTTCGGACACCATCTCGGAGGTGATCCTGCCAGTCAGTCGGGAGGTCGGGGAGGAGTCGCCAAACAACCAGCAGACCCAGGTGCAGCGTTCCATTAGCGCGGATCAGTCCAAGGGACAGCCCACATTGCCGCTAAAAATGCGCAACGATTTCCCCAG AAACTATCGCTCTACGCCGAGACGAAAGACTGAAATCATTGGCACCACCAACGAGCATGTGGTGGGCAAGTTTCACTCAGTCTATCAGCCAAAAGAGGA agAGGAGGAAGTGGAAATTGAGCTGCGCGACAAAAGCGACAAGTGCGTGCATCCCATTCTGGAGGAGCTGATCAAGACGGAGGAGGCCTATGTGAATAACCTGTTTATGGGCATCGAGAACTATGGAAACATCTTCCAGCGCAAGGATCTGCCACTGGGACTTCGTGGCAAGAAGTACGATCTGTTTGGCAACATCGAGCAGATTGCAGAGTTCCATCGGGACGAGTTCCTGCCCATGCTGCATCGCAACCGTCGAGATCTGAAGTGTTTGTTCGATGAGTTTCTGCAGTTCCTAGAT CAAAACTGCTTTTACGGATATGTTATCTTCACCATGAACAAGCAAAAATCCCTCAAACTGTGCGATCTCTACAAAAACTACTTCACT AGCATTCGCCTGGAACGCGATGATAAGTTGGGCATCAATAGCTTTTTGGTTCAACCCATCCAACGCATGGCTCGTTATCCTTTGCTCCTGACGCAGTTCATCAAT ACCTTCTTCAAGAACCGTGATATAGTGATGAAGCCACTTATTGAGTCCTGCTGTCGTTTGGAGAAGCGCCTGCGTTTCCTGCTGACCACGACAAATGAATCGGAGATCATCAATGACATAGTGGACTGTCATGAG TTCAACGTCTACTATCAGGGCAAATTCCGCAAGGTGAACGAGTTCCTGGTGCTCGATCACAAGCTTAAGCGCAGCTACCGGAGCAAGGTTTTCATTTTCGACAAGTGCATCATCTACACGGAGATCAAGGGCAAGAATCTAATCTTCCATGGACGTTATCCTTGCGAGCACATTGGCATCTCGGCCAAAACCAAGTCATTTACGCTCTACTACGAGCGGAGGAAGCAGCAGGAATGTGAATTCACCGCGGATCCGGCGCAAATTGCCGCCTGGCTAGACTTAATCCGGGATATGATCAATAACTTTGCGAACGAGGAGCGCCAGAAGCTGCAGGAGCGCTATTCCCGAGAGAACGACCACTTGCATCGCAAGGCCCCCAGTTTTTCGCTGTATCGCGACTCGAATCGCTTCAGTTCAGACAGTGGCATCGGTAACATCTGGATAATGCCTAAGCCAGACGAAGAGACAATCAGCAACAGGACTACTTGGTATGCGGCCTCGTAA
- the LOC128253682 gene encoding uncharacterized protein LOC128253682, which produces MDDEDKKDEEEEVGRNVGTYPDRRISDEALQEREQRSIVYTDRIVVSQGTDTKDDPFPPRTRKKKKIPPAVPARKHLGDNESQTDAGSADSAASAPRSRPSFRSASAEPPSSSRSSRRTLETRSLDRDGFSSQEGGKTKESKKGLGRHMDYDTEEVLNQGDDEEDGDRESLSGGTSFHWRMSQSSLDVESLDGCASGLTGFIVTALAMGLLIMISWFIISQLDFILMVVTWSAKAFEESLLIFNEDKERPRVEKPRMENQEFA; this is translated from the exons ATGGATGACGAAGACAAgaaggacgaggaggaggaggtggggCGGAATGTCGGCACATATCCGGATCGCAGAATCTCCGATGAGGCGCTGCAGGAACGGGAGCAGCGCTCAATCGTCTATACGGACAGAATTGTCGTTTCCCAGGGCACGGACACCAAGGACGATCCATTTCCTCCGCGGACgagaaagaagaaaaagattCCGCCAGCGGTGCCGGCGAGGAAGCATTTGGGCGACAATGAATCCCAAACGGATGCAGGAAGTGCCGACAGTGCGGCAAGTGCGCCCAGATCTCGACCCTCTTTCAGATCCGCCAGCGCTGAACCGCCCTCCAGCTCCCGATCCTCGCGCAGGACACTCGAAACGCGTTCCTTGGATCGGGATGGGTTCTCCTCCCAAGAGGGTGGTAAAACAAAGGAAAGTAAGAAAGGTTTGGGTCGCCACATGGACTATGATACGGAAGAGGTTTTGAATCAGGGAGATGACGAGGAGGACGGGGACAGGGAGTCCCTTTCGGGGGGCACCTCCTTCCACTGGCGCATGTCGCAGTCCTCACTTGATGTGGAATCCTTGGATGGCTGTGCTTCCGGG CTGACGGGCTTCATTGTGACGGCCTTGGCCATGGGTCTGCTGATCATGATATCCTGGTTCATCATCTCGCAATTGGATTTCATACTGATGGTGGTCACTTGGTCGGCCAAGGCTTTCGAGGAGTCCCTGCTCATATTTAATGAGGACAAGGAACGTCCTCGGGTGGAGAAGCCGCGTATGGAGAATCAGGAGTTTGCGTGA
- the LOC128253683 gene encoding glutathione S-transferase S1, with protein MADEAQAPPAEGAPPAEGEAPPPAEGAEGAPVEGGEPAPPAEPAEPIKHSYTLFYFNVKALAEPLRYLFAYGNQEYEDVRVTRDEWPALKPTMPMGQMPVLEVDGKRVHQSISMARFLAKTVGLCGATPWEDLQIDIVVDTINDFRLKIAVVSYEPEDEIKEKKLVTLNAEVIPFYLEKLEQTVKDNDGHLALGKLTWADVYFAGITDYMNYMVKRDLLEPYPALRGVVDAINALEPIKAWIEKRPVTEV; from the exons ATGGCCGATGAAGCACAAGCACCACCAGCTGAGGGCGCACCACCAGCAGAGGGCGAGGCGCCACCACCAGCCGAGGGAGCCGAGGGCGCCCCCGTTGAGGGCGGAGAGCCCGCTCCTCCAGCTGAGCCCGCCGAGCCCATCAAGCACAGCTACACGCTCTTCTACTTCAACGTGAAGGCGTTGGCCGAGCCCCTGCGCTACCTGTTCGCCTACGGCAACCAGGAGTACGAGGATGTCCGCGTCACCCGCGACGAGTGGCCAGCCCTGAAGccaa CCATGCCCATGGGCCAGATGCCCGTGCTGGAGGTCGATGGCAAGCGTGTGCACCAGAGCATCTCGATGGCCCGATTCCTGGCCAAGACCGTCGGCCTGTGCGGCGCCACTCCGTGGGAGGACCTGCAGATCGACATTGTGGTGGACACCATCAATGACTTCCGTCTAA AAATTGCAGTCGTCTCGTACGAGCCGGAGGACGAGATCAAGGAGAAGAAGTTGGTCACCCTGAATGCGGAGGTCATTCCATTCTACCTGGAGAAGCTCGAGCAGACCGTCAAGGACAACGATGGTCATCTGGCTCTGGGCAAG CTGACCTGGGCCGATGTCTACTTTGCAGGCATCACCGACTACATGAACTACATGGTCAAGCGCGATCTGCTGGAGCCCTACCCAGCTCTGCGCGGTGTGGTGGATGCCATCAACGCTTTGGAACCGATCAAGGCCTGGATCGAGAAGCGCCCCGTCACCGAGGTCTAA
- the LOC128253680 gene encoding enoyl-CoA hydratase domain-containing protein 3, mitochondrial, whose protein sequence is MLRVLPSSRKISKYATGCMPQFLRFASNACSDLVLVKEEHGVREITLNHPKTLNSLSLDMMTALQDALVKDKDNLDLRCVILTAQGKIWSAGHNLKELHNDPKIQACVFQKLTDVINDIQKLPVPVIGKVNGYAAAAGCQLVVSCDMVLCTKNSKFSTPGAGVGVFCSTPGVAVARIMSRPKSAYMLMTGLPVTGDEAYISGMVTKSVPAEELDKEIDEITSAIKAKSRAVISLGKEFFYKQLAMSQAQAFAAAQEKMCENFQLGDTKEGIASFFEKRPPSWKHQ, encoded by the exons atGTTGCGTGTTTTGCCTAGCTCCcggaaaatatcaaaatatgcAACAGGTTGCATGCCACAGTTCCTTCGCTTCGCCAGCAATGCTTGCAGTGATTTGGTTTTGGTCAAGGAGGAGCATGGCGTGCGGGAGATTACCCTGAATCACCCAAAAACACTGAATTCCCTTTCGCTGGACATGATGACTGCCCTTCAGGATGCCCTGGTCAAAGATAAAGACAACTTGGACCTGAGATGCGTGATTCTGACGGCCCAAGGAAAGATCTGGTCGGCAGGTCACAACCTCAAGGAGCTGCACAATGACCCCAAGATACAGGCCTGTGTTTTCCAAAAGCTAACCGATGTTATAAATGACATCCAAAAGCTACCGGTGCCCGTGATTGGAAAAGTTAATGGCTATGCGGCTGCTGCGGGCTGTCAACTGGTGGTCTCCTGTGACATGGTGCTCTGCACCAAGAACAGCAAGTTCTCCACGCCTGG AGCTGGCGTCGGAGTTTTCTGCTCCACTCCCGGCGTGGCCGTTGCCCGCATTATGTCGCGTCCAAAGTCCGCCTATATGCTAATGACTGGTCTTCCGGTAACCGGCGATGAAGCCTATATATCGGGAATGGTCACCAAATCAGTACCCGCCGAGGAGCTGGACAAGGAAATAGACGAAATTACATCTGCCATCAAGGCCAAAAGTCGCGCTGTCATCTCGCTGGGCAAGGAGTTCTTCTACAAGCAGCTAGCCATGTCCCAGGCACAAGCCTTCGCAGCTGCCCAGGAAAAGATGTGTGAGAACTTCCAGCTGGGCGATACCAAAGAGGGCATCGCTAGCTTCTTCGAAAAGCGTCCACCTAGTTGGAAGCACCAGTAA